One window of Flavobacteriales bacterium genomic DNA carries:
- a CDS encoding DUF481 domain-containing protein, translating to MSFRARFILLLFLSIILGGISQAQVVNIEGRRFMNDTVPWTGFVNFRFNVAESGQRSLNVGLNGAVQHIEGRSRYMFINDISFSQVEANEFLNTGFQHLRYNYRVDSTWTGEAFAQSQYNKPLRLDLRLMIGAGPRFTAVDNAKMRVNLGTAVMLEREDVTDGPITTLWRSSSYVSATLKFTGMASLTTVVYYQPKLFDASDHRIAVEGGLLINVTKHMTLESRLNLLKDSAQPEGVPSLTYSWNNLFGYRF from the coding sequence ATGTCCTTTCGCGCCCGCTTCATCTTACTGCTCTTTCTTTCGATCATCTTGGGCGGAATATCGCAGGCGCAGGTGGTGAACATCGAAGGGCGCCGCTTCATGAACGATACCGTGCCTTGGACCGGCTTCGTGAACTTCCGCTTCAATGTGGCCGAGAGCGGACAGCGCTCTTTGAACGTCGGCTTGAACGGTGCGGTCCAACACATCGAAGGGCGAAGCCGCTACATGTTCATCAACGACATTTCCTTCAGCCAGGTGGAGGCGAACGAGTTCCTGAACACCGGTTTCCAGCACCTGCGCTACAACTACCGCGTGGACTCCACGTGGACCGGCGAGGCCTTCGCCCAATCGCAGTACAACAAGCCGCTACGCTTGGACCTGCGCCTGATGATCGGTGCCGGCCCGCGCTTCACCGCCGTGGACAATGCCAAGATGCGGGTGAACCTCGGCACGGCGGTGATGCTGGAACGGGAGGATGTCACCGACGGTCCCATCACCACGCTGTGGCGCAGCAGCAGCTATGTTTCAGCGACGCTCAAATTCACCGGCATGGCCAGCTTGACCACCGTTGTCTATTACCAGCCCAAGCTCTTCGACGCCAGCGACCACCGCATCGCCGTGGAGGGCGGCCTGCTCATCAACGTCACCAAGCACATGACCCTGGAAAGCCGCCTGAACCTGTTGAAGGACAGCGCGCAGCCGGAGGGCGTGCCCTCGCTCACCTACAGTTGGAACAATTTGTTCGGGTACCGGTTCTGA
- a CDS encoding T9SS type A sorting domain-containing protein — translation MARSIVFLLSLLFGALFAQAQYITLQGDQFMDEHGEPFYPVMMSYYLDLYYFGTTVLPVDPDETFMDEHVGFGRYVFYCADEEYDFPVDQGALSVLQDLKEMKADGFNTVRLINFVIKKTLEAGFTVKIDLYPLPNDNEYVNMYPPYSGDPAINPVCAKYFDMILQTCTMANSLDMKVSVEVVTGDAIVTATVGDAMNNDQIAFLQAFASFIHAHQVHNLIGYEFAGEPTLASANIPTLRTRHDLCELVTSWNDVTKAADPDHLTCVGAGFFQDVFRNGWDPMIFPVDYASIHWYPGPDIYEDPATYKQSMTERYLNNFRFYDRYLKKPYILDETGFSAEDPLHPPDYTNPNPYLHYPLACWGDEQDQQDFVENTFLPIRDSRCAGYSWWIFHNQWVTDPNANNTNPTDPTYISLPGFKERYFGLLRFGGADPNPAPGQTGWEGSRKLVAATFAAYAANPPAPAPMAPVPAALDMNDRYFNPYMHPVNNTTHADEGSTPWTFGTLTGQVVNQTSEGIAGAVLLGGAIVAPAKPLQNRPNPIYYNYYTYTDDDGYFEIRGKDPLPSLNERAESLLTDPGNTKDGTIQTLEVGAYASQWTGSGWAGEDGSDAFEANHTYILNSLQYRYDVVLDNIVIPSGTTEDHSGLSTLTAEDVTIAGSSELKARYEVHLKPGFHATTSSECHIYTVPLNLTCDEISGAQLFSVQQTQGGASGYRSPTNTEKKEVPLDFHFKEFSIQLDVFPNPASEQVKVQLTGSALDGNAHWDLLLLNSEGKEILGQPFSGMSCALDMAPLASGTYTVVVRSSDRTLRQRIVKP, via the coding sequence ATGGCACGTTCCATCGTCTTCCTGCTAAGCCTGCTATTTGGCGCACTGTTTGCCCAGGCGCAGTACATCACGCTGCAAGGTGATCAGTTCATGGATGAGCATGGCGAACCGTTCTACCCGGTGATGATGAGCTACTATCTGGACTTGTATTACTTCGGCACTACAGTACTACCTGTGGATCCGGATGAAACGTTCATGGACGAACATGTCGGCTTTGGCCGCTATGTTTTCTATTGCGCTGATGAGGAGTATGATTTTCCGGTGGACCAAGGTGCCCTTAGCGTTCTCCAAGACCTCAAAGAGATGAAGGCGGATGGCTTCAACACCGTGCGGCTTATCAATTTCGTGATAAAGAAGACGTTGGAAGCGGGTTTCACGGTGAAGATCGATCTCTATCCGCTACCGAATGACAACGAATACGTCAACATGTACCCGCCCTATTCCGGTGATCCCGCCATCAATCCGGTCTGTGCCAAGTATTTTGACATGATCCTCCAGACATGCACCATGGCGAACAGCTTGGACATGAAGGTGAGCGTGGAAGTGGTGACCGGCGATGCCATTGTCACGGCCACGGTGGGGGATGCCATGAACAACGACCAGATCGCCTTTTTACAGGCGTTCGCATCATTCATTCACGCCCATCAAGTGCATAATTTGATCGGCTATGAATTTGCGGGCGAGCCCACCTTGGCCTCCGCCAATATCCCAACTTTACGGACCAGGCATGATCTATGCGAACTCGTCACCTCGTGGAACGATGTGACGAAAGCGGCAGATCCGGACCACTTGACCTGCGTGGGCGCGGGCTTCTTTCAGGATGTCTTCCGCAACGGATGGGACCCCATGATCTTCCCCGTCGACTATGCATCCATCCATTGGTATCCCGGGCCGGATATCTACGAAGACCCTGCGACCTACAAACAGAGCATGACCGAGCGGTACCTCAACAACTTCCGCTTCTATGACCGTTACTTGAAAAAGCCCTACATCTTGGACGAGACCGGTTTCTCGGCCGAGGACCCGTTGCACCCGCCTGACTATACCAACCCTAATCCCTATCTCCATTACCCATTGGCATGCTGGGGGGATGAACAGGACCAACAGGACTTTGTGGAGAACACCTTCCTCCCCATCCGGGACAGCCGTTGCGCGGGTTATTCCTGGTGGATCTTCCACAACCAATGGGTAACCGACCCGAACGCGAACAACACGAACCCCACGGATCCCACATATATCTCGCTACCGGGGTTCAAAGAGCGCTACTTCGGCCTGCTGCGCTTTGGCGGCGCGGACCCTAATCCCGCACCCGGCCAAACGGGTTGGGAGGGATCCCGCAAGCTGGTGGCCGCCACCTTCGCGGCCTATGCCGCCAACCCGCCAGCACCCGCCCCCATGGCGCCCGTGCCCGCTGCTTTGGATATGAACGACCGCTACTTCAACCCGTACATGCATCCGGTGAACAACACCACACATGCCGATGAAGGCTCAACGCCGTGGACCTTCGGCACCCTTACGGGCCAAGTGGTGAACCAAACCAGTGAGGGTATTGCCGGAGCTGTCCTTTTGGGTGGGGCTATTGTGGCACCTGCTAAGCCGCTACAGAACCGCCCGAATCCCATCTACTACAACTACTACACCTACACAGATGACGACGGCTACTTCGAGATCCGGGGAAAGGATCCGCTTCCCTCCTTAAATGAACGTGCGGAATCTCTATTGACCGATCCTGGCAACACCAAGGACGGCACCATTCAGACCTTGGAGGTGGGCGCTTATGCCTCCCAGTGGACCGGTTCGGGTTGGGCCGGCGAAGACGGGAGCGATGCTTTTGAAGCGAATCACACCTACATCCTGAACTCCTTGCAATACCGCTACGATGTGGTGCTGGACAATATCGTTATCCCATCCGGCACTACCGAGGACCACAGCGGCTTGTCCACACTGACCGCCGAGGATGTGACCATAGCCGGGTCTTCCGAACTGAAAGCCCGTTACGAGGTACACTTGAAGCCCGGCTTCCATGCCACAACGAGCAGTGAATGCCACATCTACACCGTTCCCCTCAATTTGACTTGTGATGAGATAAGCGGGGCGCAACTTTTCTCCGTTCAACAAACCCAAGGAGGCGCTTCAGGTTATCGCAGCCCGACAAATACGGAGAAGAAGGAAGTGCCGCTGGACTTCCACTTCAAGGAATTTTCCATTCAACTTGATGTGTTCCCAAACCCGGCAAGCGAACAGGTGAAGGTGCAACTTACAGGGTCTGCACTGGATGGAAATGCGCATTGGGATCTCCTGCTCTTGAACAGCGAGGGAAAAGAGATCCTTGGGCAACCCTTCAGCGGTATGAGCTGTGCGCTGGATATGGCGCCGCTAGCCTCCGGCACATACACAGTAGTGGTGCGGTCGTCCGACCGGACCTTGCGACAACGGATCGTAAAACCATAG
- a CDS encoding DUF4271 domain-containing protein → MDQVRAVDALSSGWLAGVLLLALGIIAWVNMVSPKQWTVLGRSFGALRLGKHRLREDLDLRDRTLTGLVVLSTLVIAMFAYQVLLFHGWIPHGIKEFGRILLMVAAVIVAQVVLLRAIAVLPATDGGTEEYLYTVIVMHVVMGLLLLPVVTLMSFPWRVAWREWAWVLGAAVITLTVAFRWVRATSIGVGNGVPLRYIFLYICAFEILPVALALEHARQFVPPSHNL, encoded by the coding sequence ATGGACCAGGTACGGGCAGTGGACGCCTTGAGTTCCGGTTGGCTGGCAGGCGTTCTGCTCTTGGCCTTGGGCATTATAGCCTGGGTGAACATGGTCTCGCCCAAGCAGTGGACGGTCCTCGGGCGTTCCTTCGGGGCGCTGAGGCTGGGTAAACATCGCCTTCGTGAGGACCTGGACCTGCGGGACCGGACGTTGACCGGCTTAGTGGTGCTGTCCACGCTGGTGATCGCGATGTTCGCCTACCAGGTCCTGCTCTTTCATGGCTGGATACCCCATGGGATCAAGGAGTTTGGACGGATCCTCCTGATGGTGGCGGCGGTGATCGTGGCACAGGTGGTGTTGTTGCGGGCGATCGCGGTACTCCCTGCCACGGATGGCGGAACGGAGGAATACCTCTATACCGTGATCGTGATGCATGTGGTGATGGGCCTGCTGCTGCTTCCGGTCGTCACCTTGATGTCCTTCCCCTGGAGGGTGGCCTGGCGGGAGTGGGCATGGGTCCTCGGGGCGGCTGTCATCACCTTGACCGTCGCCTTCCGATGGGTCCGGGCGACCAGCATCGGGGTGGGCAACGGGGTACCCCTGCGATATATTTTCCTTTACATTTGCGCCTTCGAAATCCTGCCGGTCGCGCTCGCGCTTGAACATGCCCGACAATTCGTTCCTCCTTCGCACAACCTTTAA
- a CDS encoding uroporphyrinogen-III synthase: protein MKIKTILVTQPAPTDERSPYFALAKKFGLKIDFKPFIKIEAVPGQEFRQERITVLDHSAIVLTSRNAVDHFFRMCKELRLTVPESMKYFCVSESVAYYVQKYIVYRKRKVFIGRLTFSDLMDVIKKHKGEKFLVPGSDIQKPEIPKLLDKAGVDYTNAVFYRTVASDLSDMRNVHYDMLVFFSPGGIESLRKNFPDYEQKDTVMAAFGPTTAKAVREAGLRLDIEAPLPEAPSMTGAIELFLKNGAKIEAKTAKTEAKAKRAAPAKKAAKPAKKAAAKSAKGGKK, encoded by the coding sequence TTGAAGATCAAGACCATTCTCGTCACTCAGCCGGCCCCCACCGACGAGCGTTCGCCCTACTTTGCCTTGGCGAAGAAGTTCGGCCTGAAGATCGACTTCAAGCCGTTCATCAAGATCGAGGCGGTACCCGGCCAGGAGTTCCGGCAGGAGCGCATCACCGTGCTGGACCATAGCGCCATCGTGCTCACCAGCCGCAACGCGGTGGACCACTTCTTCCGCATGTGCAAGGAGCTCCGCCTCACGGTGCCCGAGTCCATGAAGTACTTCTGCGTCTCGGAAAGCGTGGCCTACTACGTGCAGAAGTACATCGTATACCGCAAGCGGAAGGTCTTTATCGGGAGGCTGACCTTCAGCGACCTGATGGACGTGATCAAGAAGCACAAGGGCGAGAAGTTCCTCGTGCCCGGTTCCGACATCCAGAAGCCGGAGATCCCCAAGTTGCTGGACAAGGCCGGCGTGGACTATACCAACGCAGTGTTCTACCGCACGGTGGCGAGCGACCTCAGCGACATGCGCAACGTGCATTACGACATGCTGGTGTTCTTCAGTCCCGGCGGCATCGAAAGCCTGCGGAAGAATTTCCCGGACTACGAGCAGAAGGACACGGTGATGGCCGCCTTCGGCCCCACCACGGCCAAAGCCGTGCGCGAAGCCGGGCTGAGGCTGGACATCGAGGCACCGCTGCCCGAGGCCCCTTCCATGACGGGTGCCATCGAACTCTTCCTGAAGAACGGTGCCAAGATCGAGGCCAAGACCGCCAAGACCGAAGCCAAGGCCAAGCGCGCCGCACCGGCGAAAAAAGCCGCGAAGCCCGCTAAAAAGGCAGCCGCCAAGTCCGCCAAGGGAGGCAAGAAGTGA
- a CDS encoding acyl-CoA dehydrogenase family protein: MSTKAKDPARNATDLYQAHDHYLMDELLTDEHKLIRDTTRKHVSKHIKPIIEESFEKAEFHPEIIPGLAEIGAFGPNIPTEYGGMGLDQISYGLIMQEIERVDSGLRSLCSVQGSLVMYPIWKYGNEEQRMKWLPKLAAGEMIGCFGLTEPDHGSNPGGMVTTFQDKGDHYLLNGAKMWISNSPIADIAVVWAKAENTEGRIHGLVVERGMEGFTTPTTHGKLSLRASPTGELVFDNVKVPKANLLPNKSGLGAPLGCLDSARYGISWGTLGVALECYDTALRYSKERIQFGKPIGQFQLTQKKLAEMITEITKAQLLTWRLGVLKNENRATTAQISMAKRNNVHLALTVAREARQILGGMGITNEYPIMRHMMNLESVVTYEGTHDIHLLITGHEVTGLAAFK, from the coding sequence ATGAGCACCAAAGCCAAAGACCCCGCGCGCAACGCCACCGACCTGTACCAAGCCCACGACCATTACCTGATGGACGAGCTGCTCACCGATGAGCACAAGCTGATCCGCGATACCACGCGGAAGCACGTCAGCAAGCACATCAAGCCCATCATCGAGGAGAGCTTCGAGAAGGCCGAGTTCCACCCGGAGATCATTCCCGGGCTGGCGGAGATCGGTGCGTTCGGCCCCAACATCCCCACGGAATACGGCGGCATGGGCCTGGACCAGATCAGCTACGGCCTGATCATGCAGGAGATCGAGCGCGTGGACAGCGGCCTGCGCAGCCTCTGCAGCGTGCAAGGCAGCTTGGTGATGTACCCGATCTGGAAATACGGCAATGAGGAACAGCGCATGAAGTGGCTGCCCAAGCTCGCCGCCGGTGAGATGATCGGCTGCTTCGGCCTCACCGAGCCGGACCACGGCAGCAACCCCGGCGGCATGGTCACCACCTTTCAGGACAAGGGCGACCACTACCTGCTGAACGGCGCCAAGATGTGGATCAGCAACAGCCCCATCGCGGACATCGCGGTGGTGTGGGCCAAGGCAGAGAACACCGAGGGCCGCATCCATGGCCTCGTGGTGGAGCGGGGCATGGAGGGCTTCACCACCCCCACCACGCACGGCAAGCTCTCCCTGCGTGCCAGCCCCACCGGCGAACTCGTGTTCGACAATGTGAAAGTGCCCAAGGCCAACCTGCTGCCCAACAAGAGCGGGCTCGGCGCACCCTTAGGCTGTTTGGACAGCGCACGCTACGGCATCTCCTGGGGCACCCTCGGCGTGGCCTTGGAATGTTATGACACCGCCCTGCGCTATAGCAAGGAACGCATCCAGTTCGGCAAACCGATCGGGCAGTTCCAGCTCACGCAGAAGAAGCTCGCCGAAATGATCACTGAGATCACCAAGGCCCAACTGCTCACCTGGCGCTTAGGCGTGCTGAAGAACGAGAACCGCGCCACCACCGCGCAGATCAGCATGGCCAAGCGCAACAACGTGCATTTGGCCCTCACCGTGGCCCGCGAAGCGCGGCAGATCCTCGGCGGCATGGGCATCACCAACGAGTACCCCATCATGCGCCACATGATGAACCTCGAAAGCGTGGTGACCTACGAAGGCACGCACGACATCCACCTGCTGATCACCGGCCACGAGGTGACCGGATTGGCGGCGTTCAAGTAA